The proteins below are encoded in one region of Manis javanica isolate MJ-LG chromosome 8, MJ_LKY, whole genome shotgun sequence:
- the LOC140843086 gene encoding uncharacterized protein — MTSLYLLTLLLTLETPTQGVLRWGILSAFPKPMPVRFNAAVFPRFFTTNASMNLPYLVKDTLVAPLGENRSFVTNGSLCFTTQNLAGCISPKRRKYGWFSDIILEASSLPVMSAKFEGPNKEGSPPYKNMTIHQMVLWINGTFVHSPRTNSTDRPHQPKYASHCVGDYEGELWPWTDCQSTVVTWATERQEFTISPDMEGRPANEAWWPVKVLEGEFRQQLSMNPFHKWMLCGVNGSCTDLSPFSALQGGGIGVKNITFWCENNHMRAHWNMIMTHNNENYTCSAKSGPESPNSLFPPSPVCVYPPFLFILSNSSFDSCSNETCFLSQCWDARNFTNALVVRIPCWVPVPVDAPNTMTLFRERRDFGVTAAIVLLISATAVAATAAGIALDTSIKSATELNNLAASVASALDQQSTLDGKLKGGIMILNQRIDLVEEQIEVLWQMAQLGCERKYRALCITSIQYKNFTRAANLSRDLSQYLSGNWSQDFDGTLEELRREIIHINSTRLDISVAEGLSSWFLRALSHVKEWAGMAGMGVFLLGGLMLLLWLLCRLRNQHKQDKVILAQALMAIDVGASPQVWLNMLKKEARL, encoded by the coding sequence atgacttcgctatacctcctgaccctgctcctgacactggagaccccgactcagggagtattgagatggggaatcctgtctgcctttcctaagcctatgcctgtccgtttcaatgcagccgtttttccgcgctttttcactaccaatgctagtatgaacttgccctacttagttaaagacaccctagtagctcccctgggagaaaaccgatccttcgtaactaatgggtcattatgcttcaccactcagaatctagctggctgtatctccccgaaacggaggaaatacggatggttcagtgacataattctagaggccagtagcctccccgttatgtcagctaaatttgaagggcctaataaggaagggagcccgccctataagaacatgactatccaccagatggttctctggatcaatggcacatttgtacactctcccaggaccaattccaccgacaggcctcatcaacccaaatatgcctcccattgtgtgggcgactatgagggagagctgtggccctggactgactgtcagtcaactgtagtaacgtgggcaactgagaggcaggagtttaccatctccccagatatggagggacggccagccaatgaggcttggtggccagtaaaggtgctcgaaggcgagtttcgtcagcagctgagcatgaaccccttccataaatggatgctgtgtggagtcaatggctcgtgtaccgacctctcccccttttccgccctccagggtgggggaatcggtgtaaaaaatatcaccttttggtgcgagaataaccacatgcgcgcacactggaacatgatcatgacccataacaacgagaactacacgtgttcagcaaaatcaggtccagagtcacctaattccctttttccaccttctccagtatgcgtataccccccatttctgtttatcttatccaatagtagctttgactcctgctccaatgaaacctgctttctgtctcagtgttgggatgcgcgtaactttaccaatgctttggtagtccgcatcccctgttgggtccctgttcctgtagacgcccctaacaccatgactctgtttcgagaaaggcgcgatttcggtgttacagccgccatagtgctcctgatctccgcgaccgcggtcgcagccaccgccgctggtatagctttagacacctccatcaaatcggctacagagctcaataaccttgcagcctcagtagcttctgccctggaccaacagtccacacttgatggcaaactgaaaggaggaataatgatcctcaatcaacgcatagatctcgtggaagaacaaatagaggtgctctggcaaatggcccaattgggatgtgagcggaaatatcgtgccctctgcatcactagcattcaatataaaaattttacacgggcagctaatctgtcacgagacctgtcccagtatctttcaggaaactggtcccaagacttcgatgggacactagaagagctgcggcgagaaattatccacatcaactccacccgtctagatatctccgtagcggaaggactctcttcctggttcctcagagctctctcccacgtcaaggagtgggcgggcatggctgggatgggcgtgttcctgcttggaggtctcatgctcttactctggttgttatgcagactccgcaaccaacataagcaggacaaggtgatccttgctcaagccctaatggcgatagacgttggcgcctctccccaagtgtggctcaacatgcttaagaaggaagctcggctttag